The Humulus lupulus chromosome 4, drHumLupu1.1, whole genome shotgun sequence genome has a window encoding:
- the LOC133829646 gene encoding polygalacturonase-like, whose translation MNYNNPKLHFLLSLSLALFIASNGPLSFSFNPNQNDGRRSTHNGVLMTRFSRSTRSPSPSSSSPQVFNVDDFGARGDRSDDSQAFYKAWNRACSSKFGVVLVPKNRVYHLKPITFSGPCKSSQITMRISGTIKASPRRSDYEKDTRHWMVFDNVQNLRVEGGGTINGNGRKWWRNSCKINKALPCTHAPTAVTFYECKNLRVANLRSKNAQQMHINFQKCENVQAVNLRVIAPGNSPNTDGIHITDTQDIQIMNSVIRTGDDCISIVSGSKNVRATDITCGPGHGISIGSLGADNSEAEVSNVMVNRARISGTTNGVRIKTWQGGSGYAKNILFQNIEMINVTNPIIIDQNYCDQDEPCHEKRSAVKISDVVYNNIRGTSDSEVAVKFECSRSSPCEGISLTNVNLVREGDGVVEASCENVSFDKSGRVFPRCSNT comes from the exons ATGAATTATAATAACCCAAAACTTCATTTTCTTCTTTCCTTATCACTAGCTTTGTTCATAGCCTCTAATGGCCCACTTTCCTTCTCTTTCAACCCAAACCAAAACGATGGCCGCCGCAGCACACACAATGGAGTACTCATGACAAGGTTTAGCCGATCGACTAGGTcgccttctccttcctcttcttCACCTCAAGTATTCAATGTCGACGATTTTGGCGCCAGGGGTGACCGCTCAGATGACAGTCAG GCATTTTACAAGGCATGGAACCGGGCATGTTCATCGAAATTTGGTGTGGTTTTGGTGCCTAAGAACAGAGTTTATCACCTTAAGCCAATCACTTTTTCTGGTCCTTGCAAATCTTCTCAAATAACTATGAGg ATATCTGGAACAATCAAAGCTTCTCCTCGTAGATCAGATTACGAAAAGGACACAAGGCATTGGATGGTGTTTGATAATGTTCAGAACTTGAGAGTTGAAGGTGGTGGAACTATCAATGGCAATGGCAGAAAATGGTGGAGAAACTCTTGCAAAATCAACAAAGCTCTT CCTTGTACTCATGCTCCAACt GCTGTGACATTCTATGAGTGCAAGAATCTGAGAGTGGCCAATCTGAGGTCCAAAAATGCACAACAAATGCATATAAATTTCCAGAAATGTGAGAATGTTCAAGCTGTGAATCTCAGAGTAATTGCACCTGGAAATAGTCCCAACACTGATGGAATCCATATCACAGACACTCAAGATATTCAGATTATGAACTCTGTTATCAGAACAG GTGATGACTGTATTTCCATTGTAAGTGGGTCAAAGAATGTTAGAGCCACTGATATTACTTGTGGGCCTGGTCATGGCATAAG caTTGGAAGCTTGGGAGCTGATAATTCAGAAGCTGAAGTCTCCAATGTGATGGTGAATAGGGCAAGAATTTCAGGCACCACTAATGGAGTAAGAATCAAGACTTGGCag GGAGGATCTGGATATGCAAAAAACATCCTATTCCAAAACATAGAAATGATCAATGTGACCAACCCAATAATCATAGATCAAAACTATTGTGATCAAGATGAACCTTGTCATGAAAAG AGATCGGCTGTCAAGATAAGCGATGTAGTGTACAACAACATAAGAGGGACGAGTGATTCTGAAGTGGCAGTGAAGTTCGAGTGCAGCAGGAGCAGTCCATGCGAAGGGATTTCGCTCACAAATGTGAATTTGGTGCGCGAAGGAGATGGTGTTGTGGAAGCCTCTTGTGAGAATGTTAGCTTTGACAAAAGTGGGAGGGTTTTCCCTAGATGCTCCAACACTtaa